In Mercurialis annua linkage group LG5, ddMerAnnu1.2, whole genome shotgun sequence, a single genomic region encodes these proteins:
- the LOC126680467 gene encoding lignin-forming anionic peroxidase-like produces the protein MESIAAFKFCCVLLTLLVLSSACEATLSSNKFYDKTCPKALSTIKTSINSAIARERRMAASLIRLHFHDCFVRGCDASILLDETAFIQSEKFALPNLNSARGYEVIENAKSEVEKICPGVVSCADILAVAARDASVYVGGPSWGVRLGRKDSRIASRPAANRELPSFNDGVDRLIARFKTKGLNARDMVALSGSHTLGQAQCFTFRERIYNNVTIDAGFASTRRRSCPRSGGDANLAALDLVTPNSFDNNYFKNLIQKKGLLRSDQALFSGGATDNIVLEYSRDRAKFNADFATAMIKMGNLVNPSPGQIRRICSAVNK, from the exons ATGGAAAGTATTGCAGCTTTCAAATTCTGCTGCGTCTTATTAACATTGCTGGTTTTAAGCTCTGCATGTGAAGCTACACTCAGCTCTAATAAATTTTACGACAAAACATGTCCGAAGGCACTTTCTACTATCAAAACCTCCATTAATTCTGCTATTGCACGAGAGCGAAGAATGGCGGCTTCTCTTATTCGCCTGCATTTTCACGATTGCTTCGTTCGG GGTTGTGATGCATCGATTTTACTGGATGAGACCGCATTTATTCAGAGCGAAAAGTTTGCCCTGCCGAATCTGAATTCTGCGAGGGGATATGAAGTTATTGAGAATGCTAAATCTGAAGTTGAGAAAATATGCCCTGGAGTTGTTTCGTGTGCTGATATTCTTGCTGTTGCAGCTCGAGATGCGTCTgtttat GTAGGAGGTCCATCATGGGGTGTGAGGCTTGGAAGAAAGGATTCGAGAATTGCGAGTAGACCTGCAGCCAATCGAGAGCTTCCGAGCTTTAACGATGGTGTCGACAGGCTTATTGCTCGATTTAAGACTAAAGGACTCAACGCTAGAGACATGGTTGCTTTGTCAG GTTCTCATACTCTAGGACAAGCTCAGTGCTTTACATTTCGCGAGAGGATATACAACAATGTCACCATTGACGCTGGATTCGCTAGCACTCGTCGTCGAAGTTGCCCTAGGTCTGGCGGAGATGCAAATTTAGCGGCACTTGATTTAGTGACACCTAATTCTTTTGACAACAATTACTTTAAGAATTTGATACAAAAGAAAGGTCTTCTTCGTTCAGATCAAGCTCTTTTTAGCGGCGGTGCCACTGATAATATTGTGTTAGAATATAGCAGAGATCGTGCAAAATTTAATGCAGATTTTGCTACGGCTATGATCAAAATGGGAAATCTTGTCAATCCTTCTCCTGGTCAAATTCGAAGAATTTGCAGTGCCGTCAACAAGTGA
- the LOC126683239 gene encoding pentatricopeptide repeat-containing protein At5g13770, chloroplastic has translation MAYTRTLTLQYPLHQYEISILMAISRSPDWSVSSINSYRKPHEIFIFFTPSWKIQCSSNLSIPQLNSSNCPSPPILEDPSTNLPVIRLDFRVQDSQEFKIPESKNLNKFLHGILQDPRTEHLGYEYYKKATEQQDFRPEKQLLKLLIRYLMQSKNWDLILSVCNDFKKYNVLPDSYTCSRIVSSCVKARKFRILDSLLECFKCYGEIAVSAFDSAMRGYNKLHMYGSTIFVYEKMKLAEIVMDSVGYCQIMKAYQKIGDTEKVVALFQEFEGRNFKHSRVILSQIYRVLCESLGKSGRVFEALGYFGDMRKKGILADSRLYASLICAFASIKEVHVAEELFKEAEEKKMLKDPEIFLKLVLMYVDLGLLGKTVEIAKAMKRVKMRMSDCIFCAIVNGFARKRGFRAAVGVYEELKSEGYEPGQVTYASIINAYCRSGLYSKAEMLFLEMQEKGFKKCVVAYSSIVAMYGKTGRLRDATRLVATMKEQGCEPNVWIYNSLLDMHGRVENLRQVEKLWKEMKRRKVAADKVSYTCVISAYNKAKELDKCVAYFNEYRINGGVIDKAMAGIMIGVFSKMGRIDELLKILQDLKSEGTELDDRLYHSAFNALRDAGLQMQAKWVQESFGTINAI, from the coding sequence ATGGCATACACAAGAACACTCACATTACAATATCCATTACACCAAtatgaaatttcaattttaatggcAATTTCAAGATCTCCAGATTGGTCTGTATCTTCCATTAATTCTTACAGAAAACCTCACGagatcttcatcttcttcactcCATCATGGAAAATTCAGTGCTCTTCCAATCTTTCAATTCCCCAGTTGAATTCTTCAAACTGTCCCTCTCCTCCAATCTTGGAGGATCCTTCAACGAATTTACCTGTAATTCGACTAGATTTCCGGGTTCAAGATTCGCAAGAATTTAAAATTCCGGAGTCGAAGAATTTAAACAAGTTCTTGCATGGTATACTTCAAGATCCAAGAACTGAACATTTAGGTTATGAATACTACAAGAAAGCAACAGAACAGCAAGATTTTAGACCGGAAAAACAGTTGTTAAAGCTTCTGATAAGGTATTTGATGCAATCCAAGAATTGGGATTTGATTTTATCAGTCTGTAATGATTTCAAGAAATATAATGTGTTGCCTGATAGTTATACCTGCTCAAGAATTGTTAGTAGTTGTGTTAAAGCAAGAAAATTCAGAATTCTTGATTCTTTACTTGAATGTTTCAAATGTTATGGCGAAATCGCGGTATCGGCTTTTGATTCTGCAATGAGAGGTTATAATAAGCTACACATGTATGGCAGCACAATTTTTGTGTATGAGAAAATGAAATTAGCTGAAATTGTGATGGATTCTGTGGGTTATTGCCAGATTATGAAGGCATATCAGAAAATCGGTGATACCGAAAAGGTTGTTGCTTTATTTCAAGAATTTGAAGGTAGAAATTTTAAACATTCAAGAGtaattttaagccaaatttatCGGGTTTTATGCGAATCGTTAGGGAAATCGGGCAGAGTTTTTGAAGCTCTTGGTTATTTTGGAGACATGAGAAAAAAAGGGATTTTGGCTGATTCTAGGCTATACGCTTCTCTAATTTGTGCATTTGCAAGCATTAAAGAGGTTCATGTAGCTGAAGAACTATTTAAAGAAGCTGAAGAGAAGAAAATGTTAAAAGACCCTGAAATTTTCTTGAAACTTGTGTTGATGTATGTAGATTTAGGGTTGCTAGGGAAGACTGTAGAGATTGCTAAGGCGATGAAGCGGGTAAAAATGAGAATGTCGGACTGTATTTTCTGCGCAATTGTAAATGGTTTCGCTAGAAAACGAGGGTTTCGTGCAGCAGTTGGAGTTTACGAGGAATTGAAATCAGAAGGCTACGAGCCAGGACAAGTGACTTATGCTTCTATAATAAACGCATATTGTCGATCCGGATTATATTCCAAAGCGGAAATGTTGTTTCTTGAAATGCAAGAAAAAGGGTTTAAAAAATGCGTTGTTGCATACTCCAGCATAGTTGCAATGTACGGAAAAACAGGACGGTTAAGGGATGCAACAAGACTCGTAGCAACAATGAAAGAACAAGGATGCGAACCGAATGTTTGGATATACAATTCGTTACTTGACATGCACGGAAGAGTCGAGAATTTGAGACAAGTCGAAAAGTTATGGAAAGAAATGAAGAGAAGAAAAGTGGCAGCAGATAAAGTAAGTTATACTTGTGTAATTAGTGCATACAATAAGGCTAAAGAATTGGATAAATGTGTAGCATATTTTAATGAGTATAGAATCAATGGAGGTGTGATTGATAAAGCTATGGCGGGTATTATGATCGGAGTTTTCTCGAAAATGGGTCGAATCGACGAGTTGTTGAAGATTCTTCAGGATTTGAAATCTGAAGGTACAGAGTTGGATGATAGGCTATATCACTCTGCTTTCAATGCATTGAGAGATGCAGGGTTGCAAATGCAAGCTAAATGGGTGCAGGAGAGTTTTGGGACAATTAATGCAATTTAG